The Candidatus Woesearchaeota archaeon sequence TTTACTAGAACTGAAGCGATCAATTAACAAGCTCAAAAAAACATGCGAAGCAATTGATGGTGACATCGCTGGCTTTGGTGATGATTATATTGTTGTCACACCGAGCTTTGCGCAGATTTATCGTGGTGCTGGTGCTCCAACAAGCGATAATTTGGATTAATTTTTTTTACTTCTTTTTCTTATTTTTTTCCATGCAGCGCCACAGTTGGACTTGGAGAAGTAGATAACGCAGTTGTTTGCCTTGCTGCTGTTCTTAATGGAATTTATTGAGTTCTTTTGCCATGTGAAGAAAGTTAGTAATATCTACGATGTAGCAGAGATAGTGATTAATTTGATTTTCTTTGTTTCTTACGATTAATGTATGTACATCAACAATAATTTCAGACCCATCTTTTTTGATAAGTCGATAAGGTTTATGGTGAAATTGTTCATCTCCTCGCTGTTCGTATTTTCTTGCTTCATGGCTGACCCTCATGAAATCTTCTTTATGAATTAAATTAACATATTTTGTTTTTCCGTTAAGAAATGATTCTTTATTGTATCCGAGTACTTTTTCCACATTATCGCTTGCATAGGTGATAGGCCAATCTGTTTTATTATACCATTTGAATACGATGACAGGTCCTTTAATGAATAATTTTCGCTCTTCGGCGAGTTCTTTATTAAGTTTTTTGAGTTGTTTTGTTGTTTCTTTTTTTGTTGTAATATCTTCTAGGATTATTGTTGCACCAGTTTTAGCTCCTAGTTTTGTTGGGATTATTTTTGTATAAAACCACTTATTTTTTTTGAAATTGAATTCTTGTTCGCGTTCCTTTCCTCTTAATGCATCTCGAATGGTATTATTAATTTCAGCAAATTCTTCTTTAGTGCATAGGTGTTTGGTACTTATTTCTTCGAATGTTTTTTGGTGGATTTCTTCTTTTGTTTTTTTTATGTATGAACAGAAACTTTTGTTAGTATCAACTATTTTTTTTTCTTCATCAAGAATAAGATACATGTCTTTGGAATAATTCATAATGTTTTCAACAGGTACTTGTTGTGCTGGGAAGAATACTTTTGCAGGACCTACGCTTTTCATACTGGCTTTTCCTGCCATGTGGAGTACATCAAGATATTTTGCGACTGAATTTCTATTAATATTAATTTGTTTAGCTATGTCTAAAACAGTCATTCCTTGAGGATTTTCTTCTAAAATTTTCTGAATGCTGCTTAATTCAATTGAATATGCTTGCATAATCTTCTTAGTTGTATTTGGTTTTATAAACATTTCGCTTCTGCATGGCACTTATGCAATGCATAACCGAAATATTTATATAGAAGCGGATGTATTAATTGAACTAATGCATTGCATTAACGCATTGCGAACCAGGGGTGGTTTATATGAAGGAATGGTATGTAAAAAATGTATTTGGAGAATCTGAGTCCGAGTCTGATTTCCTTTCTTTATCTATGCAAGATGATATTTTTGTAGAAAATCTCCTTTACAATGACGAATTAAGTTTTGAAGAAGCTGCATTTCTTAGCGGTTATTACGCTGATGTACAAGAGTCTTTTAGCTAATTTTTTTATCTCACACCCACACAACACCTGACAGGGTCCAGTTTTCCCCTGGACCTTGTTTATATTAATTTTTTTTAAATAATTTTTTTTCGGAGGAGTTATTATTTGATGTTTCAGTTCTAAAGACTGCATTATTGTGTAGGATTGTTCTTGTTCTGCTCGAAAAATTGTTTATTAATTACGATAATTTTTATTTATTATTCTACTCTGAACTGTGATGAATAGAAATATTCTACAAGATAACGTAGCTGTTTTTTTTCTTGTTATTTTACTTTCTTTTTTTCTCTTAATCTGATAACAATTATTTAACTTACATTCTTTCGGGTGCTTGTATCCCCAAAAGATTAAGACCTTCTTTAATAACTTTATTTACTGCAAGAATGAGTGCGAGCCTGTCAGCTTCTATTTTTTTATCATCTTGAATAATTTTATATTTACTATAATAACTATTAAATGATTGACAAAGCGATAGTAAATAATTACATAGGAGATTTGGTTTGAGTTTTTCGGCAGCTTCTTCTACGATTATTGGAAAAGAGTTTATGAGTTTTGCAATTTCTTTTTCTTCAGGTTCTTGCAGTGTTGCAAACTCTTTCTTGCTTGGTTGAGTATCACTCTTTCGTAAAATAGAT is a genomic window containing:
- a CDS encoding PAS domain S-box protein, yielding MQAYSIELSSIQKILEENPQGMTVLDIAKQININRNSVAKYLDVLHMAGKASMKSVGPAKVFFPAQQVPVENIMNYSKDMYLILDEEKKIVDTNKSFCSYIKKTKEEIHQKTFEEISTKHLCTKEEFAEINNTIRDALRGKEREQEFNFKKNKWFYTKIIPTKLGAKTGATIILEDITTKKETTKQLKKLNKELAEERKLFIKGPVIVFKWYNKTDWPITYASDNVEKVLGYNKESFLNGKTKYVNLIHKEDFMRVSHEARKYEQRGDEQFHHKPYRLIKKDGSEIIVDVHTLIVRNKENQINHYLCYIVDITNFLHMAKELNKFH